The Spiroplasma apis B31 genomic sequence CTAAATTTTCAGTTGTATTGCAATATTTGTCAGATGAATATATGATTTTTTTGATTCCTGACTGAATTATACTTTTAGAACATTCATTACATGGAAATAAAGAGGTATACAATGTGCATCCATCAACACTTCTTTGTGAAGAAAGGATCGCGTTTAATTCTGCGTGAACTATGTATGGATATTTAGTATTTTCTCAGTCACCATTACGATCTCAAGGATAATTATCATCATCTAGTCCCCTAGGTAGTCCATTGTAACCAGTTGAAATGATAATATTTAAATTATTGACAATTACACAACCTACTTGTGTTTCTGGATCTTTGCTTCGCATAGCATTTAACTGAACCATTGCCAAAAAATATGTATCTCAGTCGATATAGTTCTTTCTTTTACTTATCATTATGACCTCCTACTTAAAAACGTACTAAGTTTCCGTTTGCATTGAAATACAGTCTTCATTTATTTAGTCCTAAAAAGCGATTAGCTTGCTCAACACTAAAAGTATTGTATTGTATATAAGCTCCCATAGCATTAATTGAATCACGGTCTTCTGCTAAAGAAGAATATGGTAAAAATAGGAAAATAATTGGAATGATTACGAATCCAGCAATCATTACAACTGGCATAACAAAGTATCTATCAAGATTCTTATAATTATAAGTCATCAACATAGTTAAAGCTCCAGAAATACCTGATGCAGTAACTATTAATATTATTTCGTTTGTTGTTTTAAAAAATAATGAATATGCAATCATTATAAGAAGTGGCATAATAATTCTATTTTTAGAGAAAATAATAACGGTGTCGTTTTTCTTATCTCAAGTTGTAACACCTAAAGCTGCAATTGTTGAGGCTGTGAAACCTAATACACCATTAAATTGACCAAAAGGTATCATGACTGATACAAATAATCCAGCAAGAACATAGGTTATTAATGTAATTGATGCGAATTTCAGTGTTCCCAGAACACCTTCTGTGTATTTAGATAGTTTCAAGGTTAAAGAACCAATAATAAATACTTCTATTATGGCTTTCAACAATCCACCATTATTAGCTGTAAAACCATATGTGAATATTCTTCAATATTGTTGTCCAATAACTGTTAAAGATCTATTTGTAGCACCAAAGAAAAGTGAGGCAACTGCATCAGATTTTAAAGGAGTATTTGGATTTCTCATATTTAACATAGTTCACATTATATAAGTAACAATTGGTAAAATTATAAACATTGCACCCAACAAAATTGACAACGCACTATTAGTTGTCATTCTTGCAGCTAGATTTTTTAACTTAATATTACTAGATTCTGAAGGATTTTTTAATGAGGCTAACAATTCTTCTTCATCGATTTCTGGAGAATCTTCGTTTTTTTCAATAACAAGACTATTTATTCTAGGGAAATGATTACTTAATTTAGTTTTAATAGTTTCTAAAGAGTCAACATCTATTAAAGTTCCATCAACAAGCGATATCTCTAAATTTGAAGTTAAGGCAATGATCAAAGTATTTAATTTTTCTCTTTTAGCAGACTTAACTGTATTTTTTATTTCTTCTAAATTCTTGTCTGATGTTACAGGATTACCAATAGTAACACATACAATTTGAAACTTATTTTTAGGATTAACTAAATAAGAAATATTTTCATTACTGTATTTAGGTAAAGCTTTATATTTTTCAACTTTAATTAAAAAGTGTACCAAGTTTAGTTTTAATTCACTAAGATTTGCGTTCATATTTTACACCTATTCTTCTAACTCTTTAAGTTTATCATTAAATTCTTTTGGTAAATCACTATTTAGACTGATATTTTTTTTTGATATTGGATGCTCAAAGCTTAAGTTGTGAGAATGCAAGTATTGTCCAAACTCCATTTTTTCATCTTCTTTATAAGCATAAAGCGGGTCTCCTAAAACAGGGTGTTTTATGTAATTCATATGCACCCTGATTTGATGGGTTCTCCCAGTTTCGATAACACACTTTAATAATGTATGTTTTTTGAAACGTTTCATAACAGTGAAATGTGTTCGAGCATTTTTTGAATTTAAATCAGTTACAGTCATTTTTTTACGATCATGTTTTTGTCTCCCGATAGGAGCATCAATAAGTCCTGTATTTGGTTCAACAACTCCGTGTACAAGTGCCAAATACTCTTTATGGATTTTATTTTTTGCTAACATTTCTGTTAATGCTCTATGTGTTTTGTCATTTTTAGCAACAATCATCAAACCTGTTGTCATTTTATCAAGACGATGGACAATTCCAGGTCTTAAAACTCCCCCAATAGAAGATAGTTTTTCAAGCTTATATAGTAGACCATTAACTAATGTACCATCAGGATTTCCAGCCGCAGGATGTACAACCAAATTATTTGGTTTATCAACTACAATTAAATCATCATCCTCATAAACTATTTTGAAATCAATTTTTTGTGGTTTAGCATCTAATTCTGTTGGTGCTTTTAATTCGACATATATCTCATCATTTTCTAGTAGATTATATTTTGGAGTTACTTCATTATCATTAACCTTGATGTAACCTTCATCTATTAGTTTTTGAATATAACTTCGCGAAAAATTATAACTATCTTTAAGTCTATCTGTTAAGAACTTGTCTAATCTACCTTCATTATTTGTTAACACCAATCTTATTGATTTCATTTTAACTCTCCTTGTTTATTTCTTTACTTCTAATTTTTCAATTTGTTTTTATTACTTTTTTATCTTTTAGATAAGTTTTTCATAATTCATATCTATTTTTTATGGTTTGTTTCTTTATAGAATGAAGATAGGATTTTTCTAACTTGTGAAGCTTATCTTTAGTTTCAAGATAAAAATCATATTTTTGTTGATTTTTTTTGTAAAAGATTTCTTTCACTTGTTGAATTGAAAAAATAATTAACGAAAGAATCAACATTCCGATTGAAATATTAACAAATAAATCAGCAAGATTAAATATGTATGTGTCAGATCCTAATAATTGGAAATCTCATTTTAAAAAATCAACTACTCCACCACTAATACCTCTAACATTTGGAGCTCAAGCCCTACCCATTAGATTGGCAAAACTTCCAGCTAACATAACATTTATTGATTGTGTCCAAAATTTATTGTTAACAAATACAAAAATACCTATTAATATTATAGTTACTAATGCTGCTAATGCAATCGCTAGGGTTGGATTGTCAGAATTCATTCCCAAAGCTGCTCCCGGGTTAATGATATACTCCATTTTTATAAATCCAGGTATCAATTTACCTTCTTGACCATAACTAAAATTCTTTACTATCAAAGCTTTTGTTATTCAATCAAAAAATATTAGACTTAAAAATAATGGTAGACATCAAAGAAGTTTATATCTAGCGTTATAATCATATGTTTTAAGAATTAATTTCAAGTTTTTCATAAAATACCACCTTAATTAAGTACGTCATAACAGCGTTCACAGATATCTTCTTTAAGATTATCGAAAATTGCTCAACAACGTTCACATTTTAATCCTTCTTTTAATTTCACACTAACTTCAGCAACCCTAGAGTTAACATCACTTAAAGATTCTTCAAAGATTATTGAGTTAACAATTAAGATTTGATTTAAATCATCAATTTGTTTTATAAAATCATAATCTTTCTTTAATTTTATAGTCAATTCTGCTTCAAATCCTTTTTTTATTATTTTTTCATTTCTAGCTTTTTCTAATGCTTCATTTACATCGTCACGAAGTTTTAAAACTGTTTTTCATTTTTCAACAAAATCATCTTTCATCATGAAGTCTTGTACTCTTAGATCTAATAAATGAACAGACTCTAGTAAAGTGATGTTTTTTATATTTTTATAAACTTCTTCAATAGTGTGAGGTAAAACTGGTCTTAAAACATCGATTAAAACTCATAATTGTTCGTACATAACTGTTTGTACTTGTCGTCTTCTTAAAGAGTCTCTTTTTTCAACATAGATAATATCTTTTATAAAGTCTAAGTAAAATGCAGACAAATCATTTGCGACATAATTATTGATTAACTTATATGCATTGTTGAAATTGAATTTTTCAAATGATTCTGAAACCTTTTGTTTGAATACTGCAAGATTGTGTAAAGCAAAATTATCGACCTCTTTTAAGGTTTTTGCTTCATCTGTCATTGGATTAAAGTCAACTAGATTAGAAAGTAGGAATCTTAAGGTATTTCTTATTTTTCTGTATGATTCTGAAATTTGTTTTAGAATATCCTTCCCTATCTTTTGATCGTCTGTAAAGTCTGTTGAGAACACTCATAATCTTAAAATATCTGCTCCTAAATCATTTGCAATATCAATCGGATTAATGGTATTACCAATTGATTTAGACATTTTTTTACCTTTTTCATCATTTGTCATACCATGAGTTAATAAAGTTTTATATGCTGGTTTTCCATCATAAATAACTGAGTTAATTATTGATGAATTAAATCAACCACGGTATTGGTCATTACCTTCTAAATAAACATCGAATGGTCTTTTTAAACCAAAGTTTTCTTCTAAAGCAATATTTGATGAACCAGAATCGAACCAAACATCTAAAATATCTTTTTCTTTTGTTCACCCTTTGTTACGATACTTTTCAGGCAGAAATTCATCAGCACTTAACTCAAATCAAGAATTAGTTCCTTTTTCTTCAGTCACATTAATTGCATATTTAATTATTTCTTTATCTAGTTGAGGTTGTTTTTTTTCATCGTAGAATGCGATAATAGGTACTCCTCATAATCTTTGTCTACTTATTGTCCAATCATTTCTATCTTTAACGATGTTTCTCAATCTTTCCTTAGATCATTCAGGATAAGTAACAACATTGTTAACAATAACGTTGTCTATTTCTTTTTTAACTGCGTCCAAACCTACAAACCATTGGTTTGTAGCACGATAAATAACTGGTTTTTTTGTTCTTCAGTCATGTGGGTATGAGTGTTTTAAAAATTTTAGTTTTAATAAATAGCCTTTATTTTCTAACTCTAATCCGATAACTTTATTAGCATCTTCGTAAAATAAACCTTCAAGTCTTTCATCATCAACAGTGATGTCAAACTTTCCTTGATCATCTATTGGGGCAAATGCTTTGATATTGTGTTTTGAGACAATTTCAAAGTCGTCTTGTCCAAAACCACCAGCTATATGAACTAGACCAGAACCAGATTCAGCTGTTACGTGATGTCCAATAACAATTTTCCCGGTTTTTTTATCATATCAAGGATGTTTATATTCAAGATCAACTAACTCTGCTCCCTTTAAAGTTTTTAATATGGTTACGTTTTCTCAACCAACTGATTCTGAAACCTGAGAAAGTAAGTCTTTTGCTAAAAGATATTTTTTATCTGATGCATCTGACGTAATAACAACATATTCCATATCTTCTCCAACAGCAATTAACTGATTGGCTGGTATTGTTCATGGAGTTGTTGTTCAAATTATTGCATTTACATTATTAAATTCAGGATTATTTATTATAGGAACTCCAACGTAAATTGAAGGTGACCTAACTTCTGCATATTCGATTTCTGCTTCTGCAAGTGCTGATTCACTAGATGGTGACCAATAAATTGGCTTTAAATCTCTATATATTAATCCCTTTTCTATCATTTTTAAGAATAGGTGAAGTTGACTAATTTCATAATCTTGAGTCAAAGTAATATATTTTTTATCATAATCAGTGAATATACCTAATCTTCTGAATTGCTCTGCTTGATTTTTCACTTGATCTAGTGCATAATTCTTACATAAATCTCTAAATTCTGTTGGTTTAATTGCTTTTCTATCGACACCTTGTTTAGTGATTGCAGTTTCAATCGGCAAACCATGTGTGTCTCAACCCATTATATATGGTGAATTATATCCACTACTATTTTTTCAACGCACGATGAAATCTTTCAAAATTTTATTTAATGAGTGACCAACGTGAATATCTCCATTAGCATATGGTGGTCCATCATGTAAAACAAACAAAGGTTTATCTTTGTTGCTTGATATTTTTTTATTGTAAATATTTTCTTCCAACCATTTATTTTCCATTAATGGTTCCTTTTTATTTAAATCTGCTTTCATCTCGAAATCTGTTTGATAGATTAATAATGTGTCTTTATAATTTTTTTGCATAATAAATCCTTTCATATAAAAAAAAACGCCCTTATAAAGGAGCGTTTGATCGCGGTACCATCCTTAGTTATGTAAAAAAAATTTACATATCTTTTTTTCTATAACGCGAAAACCGAGGAGTTCTACAAAGTTGAAACTTCTTCTTCTCCTAATAACCAAGTGATGAATATATAGTCCATTTATTAGTTCACACCAAACACTAACTCTCTGAATAACTTTTTATATATCCTTGTCTTGTTCTTTAAATATATTTTCGTACGATTGCACGATTTTTCTTGAGTTAATTATATCATCATTTAATGAAAAAACATTTAACCCTATGATGTTTTTCTTAGCTTCATTTGTTAAGTCTCTTTTAAGAGCTTCGAAAGCAGATTTGAAGACATTTTCATTGAAATATCCAATTCCACTAAGTGCACTTGTGATAGAAATGTCAATAGGTAAATCGTTTATGTAGTAAAGATTATTTTTAATACTTCAGTTTTCATCTAATAAAGACCTTAGATAAGCGTAGTAGAATTCCATAGTTTGCATTTCAATACTTGCTTCTATAATTGTGCCCTTGCGTACTTTAACTTTACTTTTATCATTTATTCCGAATTCAACATCATCTAAATATTCTAACTTATATCTTGACATAACATTAAAAGTAGTTGGTGATATTATATCAATATAACCTTTTAATGACTCAATTAAGTCTATGTATGAAAAACTTCCTGCAACGAACTTGTCTTTTCGTAAATGATCAAAGTTTATTGATGCGGATACAAAAAAGTCTTTGTTTTCTAATCAATTTTCAAGTTTTATTTCGCGAATTGCTTGTGAGAGTGTCGACTTACTTTCAAAACTCCTCAAAGTTTCACCAACAATTGAAATATCAATTCCGTCCAAATTCATTTCTCTTATCAATTCTTTAAGAGATTTTTTTATATCTTTTTTTTGGTCTCACTTGAATAAAATTTTATCTGCTGAAGCTCCTCCAATAGATAAAATATATTTTTTCTTTTTATTTTTCTTGGTGCTTAAAAAAATGTAGTTTTTATCTTTTTCTCCATTTTCTGCTGATTTGTTTCTCAATGTATATTGAAAATCAGTATCGTAATTATTAGAGATAACCTGTTCTTTTTCTTTATCGTAAACACCTGGAACAGAATAAGCCAACTTGATATATTTTACATTTTTATAATTCTCACAACAATCAACAGTTTCTAATAAAGGTGCTTCAATTCATTTATTAGCTTCACTATCGGCAACCTTGTTTTCTTTTGTGACTCAATCATATCAATAAAATGATAAATTATTTTCTCTTTTTTCTATTAGCTTATTAGTTTTTTCATCCAAAACTCCTTTGTTGTTCGATTTGAATAATATTTTTTGTGTTCCAGTAAGTATTCTTGATCTTGCAACCGCCTTAATATTCACTGAGTAGATAGAATTATTCAAAATGTCTACCGTATCAGATTCTTTTTTTATAGAGTTTTTATCAATAGTTATGTTTGAAAATAGTTCCAATTCTTTATCAGAATAATGACCATTTTTTAGATTTTTTCGGACAAAAGTTGTTATTAAGTTTTTTTCGTTAACTTCAATTATTGGTGTATCAGTCAAATCTCCATTAAAATTTAATGATGCAATGTTAGTTGTGGTCTTTTCAAAACAAGAAATTGTTAGTGAACTTGTTGAAACAACTAAACTTATTGTGCTAAAGATATTTAATATTCTTTTCATTTTTTTAACTCCTAATGACCTACTTATGTAACAATTTATATTTTAATGTCTTTTAAGACCATATCTGCGATGTTTTTAATTTCTGCCTTGTCTTTAATTATAAAATGTTCGTTTCTTGATAAAAATTCATTAACTTCTTTGTTGAACAAATTTTGATTAGCATTGATTTTATTTAAAGTATTTTCAATATCATTTTTAACATCATAAACAAACTCAATAGCTTTTGTAATTATTTTTTCGGCATTATAACGAGCAATATCGTAAACTTGCTTTGTCTTAAGAACTCCGCTGTCGATATACTCTTGTTTTTTACGAAAAATCTCTATTTCTTCTTTTAGTTCCTTATTTTCTTTATAAAGTGCCTGAGCGTCCATTATAAATGACCTCCAAAGTTTCAATTTAACGATATTTCATTAGTTTTTTGAAACTTATCACTAAATTCTTTATTCATACCAACGATTATATTAAATAGTAAATCGAAAATAATCATTTCTCCTGGAACTGATGAGATTGATGGATATTTTATTTTATCAATATTCATTGTATGAGTTTCTAATAAATAAATATCATCGCAAGACATGGTACCTATATGATTTTTAGTGGTTTCAATGTCAGTTGTTAATATCAAAATAGGTATTTCTTTGGTCATTGACCACTTAACAGCCTCAATAATTTCTTTTGTTCAACCTGTTCTTGTTACAAATACACAAAAATCTTCTTTACCAAAAAAAACTGCTCTTTGTGCAAAACTATGTATATTGCTTACTCTGATTGCATCTATATCTATTCTTGCTAAGTTAAGTACAAAAGAGTTGATAGATGTTTGCTCTTGTTCTATACCAAACACAATTACTCTTTTGGAATTATATATTCTAGAAGCTATATCTTCTATATATTTATGATCGATTGCGTCTAATGTTTCATTTATTGTAAATAAAGCACTACCTCTCACATTATGAATAATTTGTTCAATCGTCTTATTATCTCATAATTTGTAATAATCACTTTGCATTCTTGATTTCTCATAAACAAACATTTGTGCTGCTTTAAAACTTTTGAAACCCAATTTTTGACAAACCCTTGTCATTGTACTCGAACTTACATTACTTGCTTTTGAGACATCTTGTATTGAATGACTACAGAAATAATCAGGGTTTTCATTAATTTGCTTAACAATCGCTCCTTCTGTACTATTCAATTTACTCTCATCTAATTTAATTATTTTCATAATACCTCCATTACTTTTTCTTTTTGAAAGTTACTTTAGATCAATCCTTAGTATCTGAACGATACCCTATTTCTTCTAAGTGTTTTTTTCTTAGCGTCTTTAATTCTTCAAGACTTGCGCATCTTTTCAAGTCATTGATGTATTTTGTTGATAATCTAAGGATTAAACTAACCCCAAATTTATCTTTTTTGTGTTTCTCAACCTTTATAATTATAACCATTATTAAAAGAATTGAAAATAGTAAAATGAACCCAAAAGTAGCAAGATAAGGTACTCAGAGGTTTTGTGTTAATTTTCAATCAACAGCGAATTCACCAGCGTTTTCAATGTCTGTAAAGACTAAATTGGTGGCTCCAACTCATCCTGCTTGCATAACATTCATCATATAACGC encodes the following:
- a CDS encoding RluA family pseudouridine synthase produces the protein MKSIRLVLTNNEGRLDKFLTDRLKDSYNFSRSYIQKLIDEGYIKVNDNEVTPKYNLLENDEIYVELKAPTELDAKPQKIDFKIVYEDDDLIVVDKPNNLVVHPAAGNPDGTLVNGLLYKLEKLSSIGGVLRPGIVHRLDKMTTGLMIVAKNDKTHRALTEMLAKNKIHKEYLALVHGVVEPNTGLIDAPIGRQKHDRKKMTVTDLNSKNARTHFTVMKRFKKHTLLKCVIETGRTHQIRVHMNYIKHPVLGDPLYAYKEDEKMEFGQYLHSHNLSFEHPISKKNISLNSDLPKEFNDKLKELEE
- a CDS encoding rhomboid family intramembrane serine protease is translated as MNANLSELKLNLVHFLIKVEKYKALPKYSNENISYLVNPKNKFQIVCVTIGNPVTSDKNLEEIKNTVKSAKREKLNTLIIALTSNLEISLVDGTLIDVDSLETIKTKLSNHFPRINSLVIEKNEDSPEIDEEELLASLKNPSESSNIKLKNLAARMTTNSALSILLGAMFIILPIVTYIMWTMLNMRNPNTPLKSDAVASLFFGATNRSLTVIGQQYWRIFTYGFTANNGGLLKAIIEVFIIGSLTLKLSKYTEGVLGTLKFASITLITYVLAGLFVSVMIPFGQFNGVLGFTASTIAALGVTTWDKKNDTVIIFSKNRIIMPLLIMIAYSLFFKTTNEIILIVTASGISGALTMLMTYNYKNLDRYFVMPVVMIAGFVIIPIIFLFLPYSSLAEDRDSINAMGAYIQYNTFSVEQANRFLGLNKWRLYFNANGNLVRF
- a CDS encoding MurR/RpiR family transcriptional regulator, which produces MKIIKLDESKLNSTEGAIVKQINENPDYFCSHSIQDVSKASNVSSSTMTRVCQKLGFKSFKAAQMFVYEKSRMQSDYYKLWDNKTIEQIIHNVRGSALFTINETLDAIDHKYIEDIASRIYNSKRVIVFGIEQEQTSINSFVLNLARIDIDAIRVSNIHSFAQRAVFFGKEDFCVFVTRTGWTKEIIEAVKWSMTKEIPILILTTDIETTKNHIGTMSCDDIYLLETHTMNIDKIKYPSISSVPGEMIIFDLLFNIIVGMNKEFSDKFQKTNEISLNWNFGGHL
- the ileS gene encoding isoleucine--tRNA ligase, with the protein product MQKNYKDTLLIYQTDFEMKADLNKKEPLMENKWLEENIYNKKISSNKDKPLFVLHDGPPYANGDIHVGHSLNKILKDFIVRWKNSSGYNSPYIMGWDTHGLPIETAITKQGVDRKAIKPTEFRDLCKNYALDQVKNQAEQFRRLGIFTDYDKKYITLTQDYEISQLHLFLKMIEKGLIYRDLKPIYWSPSSESALAEAEIEYAEVRSPSIYVGVPIINNPEFNNVNAIIWTTTPWTIPANQLIAVGEDMEYVVITSDASDKKYLLAKDLLSQVSESVGWENVTILKTLKGAELVDLEYKHPWYDKKTGKIVIGHHVTAESGSGLVHIAGGFGQDDFEIVSKHNIKAFAPIDDQGKFDITVDDERLEGLFYEDANKVIGLELENKGYLLKLKFLKHSYPHDWRTKKPVIYRATNQWFVGLDAVKKEIDNVIVNNVVTYPEWSKERLRNIVKDRNDWTISRQRLWGVPIIAFYDEKKQPQLDKEIIKYAINVTEEKGTNSWFELSADEFLPEKYRNKGWTKEKDILDVWFDSGSSNIALEENFGLKRPFDVYLEGNDQYRGWFNSSIINSVIYDGKPAYKTLLTHGMTNDEKGKKMSKSIGNTINPIDIANDLGADILRLWVFSTDFTDDQKIGKDILKQISESYRKIRNTLRFLLSNLVDFNPMTDEAKTLKEVDNFALHNLAVFKQKVSESFEKFNFNNAYKLINNYVANDLSAFYLDFIKDIIYVEKRDSLRRRQVQTVMYEQLWVLIDVLRPVLPHTIEEVYKNIKNITLLESVHLLDLRVQDFMMKDDFVEKWKTVLKLRDDVNEALEKARNEKIIKKGFEAELTIKLKKDYDFIKQIDDLNQILIVNSIIFEESLSDVNSRVAEVSVKLKEGLKCERCWAIFDNLKEDICERCYDVLN
- a CDS encoding deoxycytidylate deaminase: MISKRKNYIDWDTYFLAMVQLNAMRSKDPETQVGCVIVNNLNIIISTGYNGLPRGLDDDNYPWDRNGDWENTKYPYIVHAELNAILSSQRSVDGCTLYTSLFPCNECSKSIIQSGIKKIIYSSDKYCNTTENLVSKRMLNDANVILEYKEAVVLELK
- a CDS encoding lipoprotein, yielding MKRILNIFSTISLVVSTSSLTISCFEKTTTNIASLNFNGDLTDTPIIEVNEKNLITTFVRKNLKNGHYSDKELELFSNITIDKNSIKKESDTVDILNNSIYSVNIKAVARSRILTGTQKILFKSNNKGVLDEKTNKLIEKRENNLSFYWYDWVTKENKVADSEANKWIEAPLLETVDCCENYKNVKYIKLAYSVPGVYDKEKEQVISNNYDTDFQYTLRNKSAENGEKDKNYIFLSTKKNKKKKYILSIGGASADKILFKWDQKKDIKKSLKELIREMNLDGIDISIVGETLRSFESKSTLSQAIREIKLENWLENKDFFVSASINFDHLRKDKFVAGSFSYIDLIESLKGYIDIISPTTFNVMSRYKLEYLDDVEFGINDKSKVKVRKGTIIEASIEMQTMEFYYAYLRSLLDENWSIKNNLYYINDLPIDISITSALSGIGYFNENVFKSAFEALKRDLTNEAKKNIIGLNVFSLNDDIINSRKIVQSYENIFKEQDKDI
- the lspA gene encoding signal peptidase II — translated: MKNLKLILKTYDYNARYKLLWCLPLFLSLIFFDWITKALIVKNFSYGQEGKLIPGFIKMEYIINPGAALGMNSDNPTLAIALAALVTIILIGIFVFVNNKFWTQSINVMLAGSFANLMGRAWAPNVRGISGGVVDFLKWDFQLLGSDTYIFNLADLFVNISIGMLILSLIIFSIQQVKEIFYKKNQQKYDFYLETKDKLHKLEKSYLHSIKKQTIKNRYELWKTYLKDKKVIKTNWKIRSKEINKES